The following are encoded together in the Oryzias melastigma strain HK-1 linkage group LG17, ASM292280v2, whole genome shotgun sequence genome:
- the LOC112139402 gene encoding leucine-rich repeat-containing protein 3B, whose product MLAGERSAVLLLLLLLRPSPFQVMASSLPGVTAWSGGTSSASNKDCVQVETGSGGLTVRCSGLRLTQVPLGLSNRTFFLLLNRNLLRSLPPKSFSGLLQLHELDLSNNQLSTLEPGCFYGLEDSLRLLDLSSNRLSWLEPQAFAGLQVQVNFTHNPWHCDCSMQMSVSQMDLEASSLEKVVCQTSDIPNAGTVGLPLVLLVEDWDLCQSVRRTTDVLTLITMFLWFFMLVSYLIYYVRQNEVFANQHFEYIKFLENREPFSPIEFLKNL is encoded by the exons atgttggCCGGGGAGCGATCAGCTGTGCTcctactcctcctcctcctccgtcctTCCCCCTTCCAGGTGATGGCGTCCTCCCTCCCCGGCGTGACGGCGTGGAGCGGCGGGACCAGCTCGGCCTCAAACAAAGACTGCGTCCAGGTTGAGACTGGTTCTGGAGGCCTGACAGTCCGCTGCTCTGGACTCCGGCTGACGCAG GTCCCGCTCGGTCTCTCCAACCGAACCTTCTTCCTGCTTTTGAACAGAAACTTGCTCCGCTCTCTGCCGCCAAAATCCTTCTCTGGTCTCCTGCAGCTCCACGAGCTGGATCTGTCCAACAACCAG CTTTCCACCCTGGAACCCGGCTGCTTCTATGGGCTGGAGGACTCTCTGCGCCTCCTCGATCTGTCGTCTAATCGGCTCTCCTGGTTGGAGCCGCAGGCGTTCGCCGGGCTGCAGGTTCAGGTCAACTTCACTCACAACCCATGGCACTGTGACTGCAGCATGCAG ATGTCCGTGTCTCAGATGGATCTGGAAGCATCTTCTCTAGAGAAAGTGGTGTGCCAGACATCAGACATCCCAAACGCTG GAACCGTCGGCCTCCCGCTGGTCTTACTGGTGGAGGACTGGGACCTGTGCCAGTCTGTGAGGAGAACCACGGATGTGCTGACTCTGATCACCATGTTCCTTTGGTTCTTCATGCTCGTCTCCTACCTGATCTACTACGTCCGTCAGAACGAGGTGTTTGCTAACCAACACTTTGAGTACATCAAGTTCCTGGAGAACCGGGAACCCTTTTCCCCCATAGAGTTCCTGAAGAACCTCTGA